The following proteins come from a genomic window of Sesamum indicum cultivar Zhongzhi No. 13 linkage group LG10, S_indicum_v1.0, whole genome shotgun sequence:
- the LOC105171620 gene encoding 3-ketoacyl-CoA synthase 11, translating to MGHENEQKQQPETGKISVESTSSEGRGANNLPNFLQSVRLKYVKLGYHYLISHAMYLFLVPLLGILSVHLSTITTDDLVLLWDQLKFNLVSVVICSALIVFLGTLYFMTRPRKVYLVDFACYKPKPEVMCSKEMFMEKSRAAGIFTPENLEFQKRILERSGLGQKTYFPEALMRVPANPCMAEARKEAEMVMFGAIDDLLAKTGVKAKDIGILVVNCSLFNPTPSLSAMIVNHYKLRGNILSYNLGGMGCSAGLISIDLAKQLLQVNPNSYALVVSMENITLNWYFGNNRSMLVSNCIFRMGGAAILLSNKPSDRRRAKYQLIHTVRTHKGADDKSYGCVFQEEDDTKRVGVALSKDLMAVAGEALKTNITTLGPLVLPMSEQLLFFVTLVARKVFKMKIKPYIPDFKLAFDHFCIHAGGRAVLDELEKNLELSKWHMEPSRMTLYRFGNTSSSSLWYELAYTEAKGRIRKGDRTWQIAFGSGFKCNSAVWRALRRIDPAKEKNPWMDEIDEFPVEVPRVATLA from the exons ATGGGACACGAAAACGAGCAGAAACAACAACCCGAAACGGGCAAGATTTCGGTCGAGTCGACTTCGTCTGAAGGTAGAGGGGCTAACAATCTCCCCAACTTCCTCCAATCAGTCAGGCTCAAATACGTCAAACTCGGCTACCACTACTTGATCTCACATGCTATGTACTTGTTCCTAGTTCCCTTACTTGGTATTCTCTCCGTTCATCTCTCCACCATCACCACAGACGATCTTGTCCTATTATGGGACcagctcaaattcaatctGGTTTCAGTTGTCATATGTTCCGCCCTCATCGTCTTCTTGGGCACGCTCTACTTCATGACCAGGCCAAGGAAAGTCTACTTGGTCGACTTTGCGTGTTACAAGCCTAAGCCCGAGGTTATGTGTAGTAAAGAAATGTTCATGGAGAAATCGAGGGCCGCCGGGATTTTCACTCCGGAGAATTTGGAGTTTCAAAAGAGGATTTTGGAGCGATCGGGGTTAGGACAAAAGACATACTTTCCTGAAGCATTAATGCGCGTGCCTGCCAACCCATGCATGGCCGAGGCCAGAAAGGAGGCTGAGATGGTCATGTTCGGGGCAATCGATGATTTGTTGGCGAAAACGGGCGTGAAGGCTAAGGATATTGGGATTCTTGTCGTGAATTGCAGCTTGTTTAATCCGACGCCGTCCCTCTCAGCTATGATTGTGAACCATTACAAACTTAGGGGTAATATTTTGAGCTATAATCTTGGAGGGATGGGGTGCAGTGCTGGTTTGATATCAATTGATCTTGCCAAACAGCTCTTGCag GTGAATCCCAACTCCTACGCCCTAGTAGTGAGCATGGAGAACATCACCCTCAACTGGTACTTCGGCAACAACCGATCAATGCTAGTCTCCAACTGCATTTTCCGAATGGGAGGCGCCGCAATTCTCCTCTCCAACAAGCCATCAGACAGACGACGCGCAAAATACCAACTAATACACACAGTCCGAACCCACAAAGGTGCCGATGACAAGAGCTACGGCTGCGTGTTTCAAGAAGAGGACGACACTAAAAGAGTCGGCGTCGCGCTCTCCAAAGACCTAATGGCCGTGGCCGGAGAGGCCTTAAAGACCAACATCACAACGCTAGGCCCATTAGTCCTTCCCATGTCGGAACAATTGCTCTTCTTCGTCACATTAGTTGCAAGAAAAGTGTTCAAGATGAAGATCAAGCCATATATACCGGATTTTAAGCTTGCGTTCGATCATTTCTGCATTCATGCAGGAGGGAGGGCAGTGTTGGATGAGTTGGAGAAGAATCTTGAGCTGAGCAAGTGGCACATGGAGCCTTCAAGAATGACATTGTACAGGTTTGGTAACACATCTAGCAGCTCATTGTGGTATGAGTTGGCGTATACGGAGGCTAAAGGGCGGATTAGGAAGGGGGACAGGACGTGGCAGATTGCGTTCGGGTCCGGATTCAAGTGTAATAGCGCAGTATGGAGAGCGTTGAGGCGGATAGATCCAGCTAAGGAGAAGAACCCTTGGATGGATGAGATTGATGAGTTTCCTGTCGAGGTGCCAAGAGTGGCAACTCTTGCTTGA